From a region of the Besnoitia besnoiti strain Bb-Ger1 chromosome I, whole genome shotgun sequence genome:
- a CDS encoding hypothetical protein (encoded by transcript BESB_011260), producing the protein MQGQTRVGAAFYAGPASARRAPPSSCASATARPLKLPAARAPRHHRAGIAFEENAGLREAPVQETEMCVLVAAEEDDEHQDFDSSDGRAMPVWTDDSSSAVSAPETRLVPERRALSHCRWAQPPPCARASSRPGPQPRRDLAKPDRGDGTARFVVPAVVMVMRTLVLALLVSASPRLSLFSNPAPEAFFLWTLVLLTVLAYLRTSLGDPGYLNYCPSTLLSPSETGRLLRRRSVDSRALERKKSRAADLALAIEDASLVPRRDGVARCRAENGWRSAGRDCGGGSGEEGDSNPRGGVRRPERDGAAGRRREGDLEEDNEARDREASREERYGAQPLFYSRTERLRRLEEASRAASRSRRERTPAEEEDESWRTGGETEGGEALQELLSGEERGESSCFSSEEENEVSDGFQDFIGDDDTVPPDDAFQRHTGFPAFTSTDLPAYLRPQASTPSAEFHTVPTHMSPPSVPCLSAALTPPSSACLSPPVAPADVCSGFPRPHPTAAPAAVLPRGSSCVSRSSFASSAASRGCPPPLSPGGAAAEPDEEAPALGTPTFQSLPPMGAGRPASSSSSEGEGDARRGGGRRLRAAGASGYPSPFLLQPSAAGSRADGPAAAAPSFARSSPSLPPSAHPQAVTFSLPGDEGASRRGLEPLSLLDRSPQGAEAKDLGTVGVYLPMPPSAPCADPAGGASRRAEVAGGRTESARADVVREGRGKDARALYFLDEVEEEEDEVFDDIPLASSPSRPEILVGRASDGGGRSRSSGFPLFSPQDQASALGRGGCPPFLPFSDVYASCNRVFHFDSSTVPDSALSPSSVLSSPAYSFLPLSRSPFFDHADRSLSRAAPRARRESWGGISSSSDDEGRSDPKDTPGPVEEPESPGRDASRRRSRRASTGSAEEGGGRPQASDDELAAQRRHGRRSGRARLARSASMSPLDLSEEEAGAASGGERGRRGEKGAWKNNRFSLFLHSHKRTLKGDKYQLLSEEDDGGEHSCDRKERRRLSEGDERGRAPLRLREEKRGIPLGLLKAEPRTDSRELLIELSPITVSRPRPVAGPTAPRRDGGRDKSDEREWRAAAVRSGEGGRLETGEGSSVLSAIRGDERARSSDGGANGGDGDFSCGNDEDSEIDEDDRRLRSWAPEKPSREPPTRGVSAPERLSDADGRQTSAETPRRLRAGGDEGAWKEVDEEESDAEGRRRHRGRRKAKKRELLQDDKGIFHVSRRQIYQASIKLRFCQICCMYQPLRTKHCPQCGRCTRTHDHHCPWIGTCVAEENRVYFYFYLLLQALELLVVAGFYIRALVWQSEGHIQNPFYFVTLFLTLMFCLFLSCMVSCLFCYHTYLMVSNLTTWESMAWHRISYLKDVPESKGSPFDRGILTNTYIYCFPPSCCPTLRCFLRPLLRVCLLPVWRVAAFVVARALSPCLRFGRRRLCGARAFRGTGSAGRAARARTRAERAYAGRRALGGFLCGPNGEIWWEPGSSRASKGFGHSFCRQLLED; encoded by the exons ATGCAAGGGCAGACGCGTGTGGGCGCGGCCTTCTACGCGGGCCCTgcttcggcgcggcgcgcgccgccctcgtcctgcgcctccgcgaccgcgcggcctctgaagctgccagcggcgcgcgcgccgcgccaccACCGCGCCGGCATCGCCTTCGAGGAGAACGCCGGCCTACGGGAAGCCCCCGTCCAGGAGACGGAAATGTGTGTCCTTGTCGCGgctgaggaggacgacgagcaCCAGGACTTTGACTCCTCAGACGGCCGCGCGATGCCTGTCTGGACGGACGACTCGTCGTCGGCTGTCTCTGCCCCGGAGACGCGCCTGGTGcctgagagacgcgcgctcAGCCACTGCAGGtgggcgcagccgcccccctgcgcgcgggcctcgtcCCGCCCTGGTCCACAAccgcgccgcgacctcgcGAAGCCCGACCGAGGAGACGGGACGGCGCGATTCGTCGTCCCGGCTGTCGTCATGGTCATGCGGACTCTCGTGCTTGcgctcctcgtctccgcgagcccccgcctctcgctcttctcaAACCCTGCACCCGAGGCCTTCTTCCTGTGGAccctcgtcctcctcacCGTCCTCGCCTACCTGCGCACGTCCCTCGGAGACCC GGGTTATCTGAACTACTGTCCGTCGACGCTTCTCTCACCGAGCGAGACGGGGCgtttgctgcggcggcggtcaGTCGactcgcgggcgctggagaggaagaagtcgCGGGCAGCGGACCTGGCTCTTGCGATCGAGGACGCGTCCCTTgtgccgcgcagagacggggTCGCGAGATGCCGCGCAGAGAACGGCTGGCGGAGTGCAGGGCGAGACTGtggaggcggaagcggagaggagggagactcgaacccgcgcggcggcgtccgcaggcCAGAGAGGGACGGAGCAGCcggccgtcggcgcgagggcgacttggaagaagacaacgaggcgcgcgaccgcgaggccaGTCGCGAGGAACGAtacggcgcgcagccgctcttCTACTCGCGGACAGAAAGACTTCGCAGActggaggaggcgtcgcgcgcggcgagccgctcgcgtcggGAGCGCACCccggccgaggaggaagacgagagctGGCGGACTGGCGGAGAAaccgaaggcggcgaagcgctgcAAGAGCTTCtcagcggcgaagagcgggGCGAGTCCTCCTGCTTTTCgagtgaagaagaaaacgaagtcTCAGACGGTTTCCAAGATTTCatcggcgacgacgacacAGTGCCGCCCGACGACGCCTTCCAGCGGCACACCGGCTTTCCGGCCTTCACGAGCACCGACCTCCCCGCCTACCTCCGCCCGCAGGCCTCGACGCCTTCTGCGGAGTTCCACACGGTGCCTACGCACATGTCTCCTCCGAGCGTCCCCTGCCTTTCTGCGGCGCtgacgccgccctcgtccgcatgcctctctccgccggtGGCTCCCGCCGACGTGTGCAGCGGGTTCCCTCGGCCTCacccgacggcggcgcccgcggctgtgTTGCCTCGCGGGTCGTCGTGCGTGTCGCGTTCTTCTTTTGCGTCTTCAGCGGCCTCCCGGGgctgtccgccgccgctctcgccagggggcgcggctgcggagcccGACGAAGAAGCCCCTGCGCTCGGAACGCCGACCTTCCAGTCTCTGCCACCTATGGGCGCCGGGAGGCCGGCCTCATCGAGCTCGAGTGAAGGCGAGGGggacgcgcgccgaggcggggggaggcgcctccgcgcggcgggcgcgagtgGCTACCCGTCGCCTTTTTTGCTGcagccgagcgccgcgggcagccgcgccgacggcccggcggcggctgcgccctccttcgcgcgttcttctccgtcgctgccgccgtcggcgcacCCGCAGGCGGTGACGTTCTCTCTTCCGGGCGACGAAggggcgtcgcgccgcggcctggaGCCGCTGTCGCTCCTCGACCGGTCGCCGcagggagcggaggcgaaagactTGGGGACGGTGGGCGTCTACCTGCCGatgccgccgtcggcgccctgcgcggacCCAGCCGGCGGAGCGAGCCGACGAGCGGAGGTGGCTGGGGGCCGCACggagagcgcgcgggcggACGTGGTGAGGGAGGGCAGAGGGAAGGACGCGCGGGCCCTGTATTTCCTCGATGAagtcgaggaggaggaggacgaggtcTTTGACGACAtcccgctcgcctcgtcgccctctcggcCGGAAATCCTGGTTGGGCGCGCGAGTGACGGCGGGGGTCGCAGCCGCTCGTCGGGCTTCCCGCTCTTCTCCCCTCAGGACCAA gcgtccgcgctgggtcgcggcggctgtcctCCGTTCCTGCCCTTCTCAGACGTCTACGCTTCCTGCAACCGCGTGTTTCACTTTGACAGCAGCACGGTTCCCGACTctgcgctctcgccttcctccgtgCTGTCCTCGCCCGCGTACAGCTTTCTGCCGCTCTCCAGGTCGCCCTTCTTCGATCACGCCGACAGGAGCCTGAgtcgagcggcgccgcgcgcgcgccgcgagtccTGGGGCGGCATCTCGTCCTCATccgacgacgaggggcgCTCCGACCCCAAGGATACACCGGGGCCCGTGGAGGAACCCGAGTCACCGGGGCGCGACGCGAGTCGAcgcaggagccgcagagCTTCCacaggcagcgcggaggagggaggcgggcgcccgcaggcctcgGACGACGAGCTCGCGGCACAGAGACGCcacggaagacgaagcggccgggcgcgactcgcgcggTCGGCGTCCATGTCGCCGCTGGACTTatccgaggaggaggcgggcgcggcgagcggaggcgaacggggccgcagaggcgaaaaggGAGCCTGGAAGAACAACAgattctctctcttcctccacAGCCACAAGCGGACGCTCAAAGGCGACAAGTACCAGCTCctcagcgaagaggacgacggcggcgagcacaGCTGCGACAGGAAAGAACGCAGACGGCtgagcgagggcgacgagcggGGCCGCGCGCCCCTGAGACTgcgcgaagaaaagaggGGAATCCCGCTAGGACTCCTCAAGGCTGAGCCGCGGACAGACAGCAGGGAGCTCTTGATTGAGCTCTCGCCTATCAccgtctcgcgcccgcgccccgtGGCCGGCCCCACGGCGCCcaggagagacggcgggagagacaaaagcgacgagcgcgaatggcgcgccgccgccgtcaggTCGGGCGAGGGAGGACGCCTCGAAACTGGAGAAGGGAGCAGCGTCTTGAGCGCCATTCGTGGAGACGAGAGGGCAcgaagcagcgacggcggggctaacggaggagacggcgacttCAGCTGCGGCAACGACGAGGACTCGGAGATCGACGAAGACGACCGGAGACTCCGGTCCTGGGCCCCCGAAAAGCCCAGCCGCGAGCCCCCGACGCggggtgtctccgcgcccgagcGGCTCTCCGACGCAGACGGACGGCAGaccagcgcagagacgccccgTCGACTTCGCGCCGGTGGCGACGAGGGGGCGTGGAAGGAAgtagacgaagaggaaagcgacgCTGAGGGCCGGAGACGGcacagagggaggcggaaggcgaaaaaacgcgaaCTCCTACAGGACGATAAGGGCATCTTCCACGTGTCAAGAAGACAAATCTACCAAGCCTCCATCAAACTCCGATTCTGTCAAATATGCTGCATGTACCAG CCCTTGCGCACGAAGCATTGCCCTCAgtgcggccgctgcaccCGCACCCACGACCATCACTGCCCGTGGATCG GGACGTGCGTTGCGGAGGAGAATCGCGTCTACTTTTACTTTTATTTGCTTCTCCAAGCgctcgagctcctcgtcgtcgcggggTTCTACatccgcgccctcgtctgGCAAAGCGAAGGACATATCCAAAA CCCCTTCTACTTTGTGACGCTCTTCTTGACGCTCATGTtttgcctcttcctctcgtgCATGGTgtcctgtctcttctgctaCCACACTTACCTGATGGTCTCCAACTTAACCACGTGGGAGTCGATGGCCTGGCACCGCATTTCATACCTCAAG GATGTGCCCGAGTCCAAGGGGTCGCCGTTTGACCGCGGTATCCTCACCAACACATACATTTACTGTTTTCCTCCATCCTGCTGCCCTACGCTTCGATGCTTCCTGCGTCCGCTCCTCCGTGTTTGTCTCCTGCCCGTGTGGCGggtcgcggccttcgtcgtcgcccgcgccctgtctccgtgtctccgcttcgggcgccggcgcctgtgcggcgcgagggccttcCGCGGGACAGGCAGCGCAGGAAGGGCCGCCCGGGCCCGAACGCGGGCGGAGCGGGCTTACGCGGGGCGCAGGGCGCTGGGCGGGTTCCTGTGCGGACCGAACGGAGAAATTTGGTGGGAACCGG